The following proteins are co-located in the Solanum pennellii chromosome 1, SPENNV200 genome:
- the LOC107024142 gene encoding myocyte-specific enhancer factor 2A-like, which yields MTKGTGKKKIDIKKLASNSSRKVTFSKRRTGLFKKAEELATKSGARIALLVLSPAGRLYTSGDVSLFENNGFSSKPQLSTEIASNSHVKPNTLRLKNLNVEGCSEIFLPDGVLYSASEIPIVEDNLQNNGFSSNSDLSTDFSSNFYEDWSTLWLKNFKGNSEIFSPPGGFYNSGEFPIVVDELKNNEFPSNSDLSIEISSNSYAKPSTLHLKNFNVEGCSEIFSTDGRFYSSNEFSIVNDTLKNNWFSSNSDPSTDLGSNLYEYWSMENFNVEECSSIEELMLLKEKLEEKRDEIILKMEAEFIDSLLV from the coding sequence ATGACGAAAGGAACAGGGAAGAAGAAGATTGACATTAAAAAGCTCGCCAGTAATTCATCAAGAAAAGTCACATTCTCGAAAAGACGCACTGGTCTTTTCAAGAAAGCTGAAGAACTCGCAACCAAATCCGGCGCTCGAATTGCTCTGTTAGTCTTATCGCCGGCCGGACGACTCTACACTTCCGGCGATGTCTCCCTCTTCGAGAAtaatgggttttcttcaaaACCCCAGCTTTCTACTGAAATTGCGTCGAATTCACACGTAAAACCAAATACTCTGCGTTTGAAAAATCTCAATGTTGAAGGATGTAGTGAAATTTTCTTGCCAGACGGCGTACTATATAGTGCCAGCGAGATTCCCATCGTCGAAGACAACTTGCAGAAtaatgggttttcttcaaaTTCCGATCTTTCTACTGATTTCAGTTCGAATTTCTATGAAGATTGGAGTACTCTCTGGCTGAAAAATTTCAAGGGAAATAGTGAAATTTTCTCGCCGCCCGGCGGCTTTTACAACTCTGGTGAATTTCCCATTGTTGTGGACGAGTTGAAGAATAATGAGTTTCCTTCAAACTCCGATCTTTCTATTGAAATTTCATCGAATTCATATGCAAAACCAAGTACTCTGCATCTGAAAAATTTCAATGTTGAAGGATGTAGTGAAATTTTCTCGACAGACGGTAGATTTTACAGTTCCAACGAGTTTTCCATTGTCAACGACACCTTGAAGAATAATTGGTTTTCTTCAAATTCCGATCCTTCTACTGATTTGGGGTCAAATTTGTATGAATATTGGAGTATGGAAAATTTTAATGTTGAAGAATGTAGCAGTATTGAAGAACTTATGTTATTGAAGGAGAAATTAGAAGAAAAGAGGGATGAAATTATTTTGAAGATGGAGGCTGAGTTTATTGATtcattacttgtttaa